Proteins encoded within one genomic window of Betaproteobacteria bacterium:
- a CDS encoding CBS domain-containing protein codes for MKTVQQLLESKRHILISVAPSATVLEALKVMAEKEIGAVVVLEDGHLVGIFSERDYARKVVLQGKASKDTPVRETMTEKVVCVRPEQTVEDCMGLMTDKRIRHLPVLEHKKVIGLISIGDVVKEMLSEKEFVIKQLESYIHH; via the coding sequence ATGAAAACAGTTCAGCAACTCCTGGAATCGAAGCGCCACATCCTGATTTCGGTCGCCCCAAGTGCCACTGTGCTGGAGGCGCTCAAGGTGATGGCGGAAAAAGAGATCGGCGCGGTCGTAGTGCTCGAAGACGGGCATCTGGTCGGTATTTTTTCCGAGCGCGACTATGCCCGCAAGGTCGTCCTGCAGGGCAAGGCTTCGAAAGATACGCCGGTGCGCGAGACCATGACAGAAAAGGTCGTGTGCGTGCGACCGGAACAAACGGTAGAAGATTGCATGGGTCTGATGACGGACAAGCGTATCCGCCACCTGCCGGTGCTGGAACACAAAAAGGTGATTGGTCTGATTTCGATCGGCGATGTGGTGAAGGAAATGCTGTCCGAGAAGGAATTCGTCATCAAGCAACTGGAAAGTTATATTCACCATTGA
- a CDS encoding methyltransferase domain-containing protein: protein MTTATANPLQLNTLELEQKVKDMYQAVAQNPHGEFHFELGRVLAERLGYRGSDLDRIPAAAIDSFAGVGYYFDLAKLQEGETVVDLGSGSGMDSFVAALHVGKTGKVVGVDMTDQQLAKAERLRAAAGFENISYLKGYIESVPHDDGAFDALISNGVINLAPDKHRVFKEAARLLRAGGRLAIADIVTEAQLPDGITCNATLWAACIGGAMQVDNYVAAIEQAGLRVDAIQDNPQYRFISDNAQGAARKYGVKSVSLLATKA, encoded by the coding sequence ATGACTACGGCGACGGCAAACCCGCTGCAACTCAATACCCTTGAGCTGGAGCAAAAGGTCAAGGACATGTATCAGGCGGTTGCGCAGAACCCGCACGGCGAGTTTCACTTCGAGCTGGGCCGCGTGTTGGCGGAACGCCTCGGATATCGCGGCTCCGATCTGGACCGTATTCCGGCGGCCGCCATCGACTCGTTCGCGGGCGTTGGCTATTACTTCGACCTTGCCAAGCTACAGGAAGGGGAAACGGTAGTCGATCTGGGAAGCGGATCGGGCATGGACTCGTTCGTGGCCGCCCTGCACGTCGGCAAGACCGGCAAGGTGGTCGGCGTGGACATGACTGACCAGCAGCTCGCGAAAGCCGAGCGCTTGCGCGCTGCCGCCGGTTTCGAAAACATTTCCTACTTGAAGGGGTACATCGAAAGCGTGCCCCACGACGACGGCGCCTTCGACGCGCTCATCAGCAACGGGGTGATCAACCTGGCGCCGGACAAGCACCGGGTGTTCAAGGAAGCGGCGCGTCTGTTGCGGGCCGGCGGGCGGTTGGCGATTGCCGACATCGTCACCGAAGCCCAGCTTCCCGACGGCATTACCTGCAATGCCACCTTGTGGGCAGCCTGCATCGGTGGCGCCATGCAAGTGGACAACTATGTGGCGGCGATCGAGCAGGCCGGGCTGCGGGTGGACGCTATTCAGGACAATCCGCAATACCGCTTCATCTCCGATAACGCCCAGGGCGCGGCCAGGAAGTACGGCGTAAAGAGCGTTTCGCTTTTGGCAACCAAGGCGTAG
- a CDS encoding TlpA family protein disulfide reductase, giving the protein MLIFLRTLSSLAIATLMSIALLQIAGAAELQLGTAAPEFRLEGMDNKTVALSDLRGKFVVLHFAATWCPFCAAEATHLEGLHQKYRDKGVAVAIIDVKEGKSKVAKMAKKFGFTFPVLLDSNGSVAKDFAPPPHVLPDLQRDEVMIASNLIIDPDGKIQFFSLLDTGNFDAKLIKLQARLDELLKSK; this is encoded by the coding sequence ATGCTTATCTTCCTGCGTACGTTGTCCTCGCTGGCAATTGCCACACTCATGTCCATAGCGCTCCTCCAGATCGCGGGCGCGGCTGAACTCCAGCTGGGGACGGCCGCACCCGAGTTCCGCCTTGAAGGAATGGACAATAAGACGGTCGCCCTTAGCGACCTTCGCGGCAAATTCGTCGTGCTGCATTTCGCCGCCACCTGGTGCCCGTTTTGTGCGGCGGAAGCGACCCACCTGGAGGGACTGCATCAGAAGTACCGCGACAAGGGGGTGGCCGTGGCCATCATTGACGTCAAGGAAGGCAAGAGCAAAGTCGCGAAGATGGCAAAAAAGTTCGGATTTACCTTCCCCGTATTGCTCGACTCCAACGGCTCGGTCGCCAAAGATTTCGCCCCACCGCCCCACGTGTTGCCCGATCTGCAGCGCGATGAAGTCATGATCGCATCCAACTTGATCATTGATCCCGACGGAAAGATTCAGTTCTTTTCCCTGCTGGACACTGGTAATTTCGACGCCAAGCTTATCAAACTGCAAGCACGGTTGGATGAGTTGCTGAAGAGCAAGTGA
- a CDS encoding indolepyruvate ferredoxin oxidoreductase subunit alpha, translated as MEKSFQKEIGLLSLGNGQTFHGEGILAITKALLQSGVAYVGGYKGAPVSHLIDVMVQAEDYLDQLGVHVEACSNEASAAAMLGASIHYPLRGAVTWKSIVGTNVAADALSNLSSPGVTGGALIVVGEDYGEGASVIQERTHAYALKSTMLMLDPRPELSNMVRMVEEGFRLSEASNMPALLELRIRACHVRGSFVCKDNVAPAISTRHLMEEPAKFDYSRLAHPPVTFRHEKLKVEARIPAARRYIAEQGLNELFPGRRDDLGFIVQGGLYNSLIRTLQQFGLADAFGESEIPIFALNVTFPLVPEEIAKFCLGKRAVLIVEEGTPEYIEQEILVTLRRLDINTPIHGKDMLMAAGEYTVEVMAGGLEKFVDRYLPGSAAEPGKGWLRSNTKRRQDIARQLSAPLPARPPQFCVGCPERPVFAALKLSQRDVGPTHIAGDIGCHSFATFEPFSFGHSILGYGMSLASRAGVSPMMKRRVLSVMGDGGFWHNGLLTGVQSALFNSDDAVLVIFKNGYTAATGTQELISTPDEDDKVAAKDKQQSLVHRNLTIEKTLSGMGVRWMRTVHTYHVEKMRKTFDEAFTAEFNGLKVIVAEGECQLERQRRIKPWIAGLLKAGKRVVRVKYGVDEDVCTGDHACIRLSGCPTLTLKDSPDPLRVDPVATVIDGCVGCGLCGENAHAATLCPSFYRAEVIRNPKLHERLLDGLRGLVLRWLQTA; from the coding sequence TTGGAGAAATCCTTCCAGAAAGAGATCGGGCTGCTGAGCCTGGGCAACGGGCAAACCTTCCACGGCGAAGGCATTCTCGCCATCACCAAGGCGTTGCTGCAGTCCGGTGTCGCCTATGTCGGCGGCTATAAGGGCGCGCCGGTTTCCCATCTCATCGATGTCATGGTGCAGGCGGAAGATTACCTGGACCAGCTCGGCGTGCACGTCGAGGCGTGTTCGAACGAGGCCTCCGCCGCGGCGATGCTGGGTGCGTCGATTCACTATCCCCTGCGCGGCGCGGTGACCTGGAAATCCATCGTCGGTACCAACGTCGCCGCCGATGCGTTGTCGAATCTCTCCTCGCCCGGTGTTACCGGCGGGGCGCTGATCGTGGTCGGTGAAGACTACGGCGAAGGTGCCAGCGTGATCCAGGAGCGCACGCATGCCTATGCGCTCAAATCCACGATGCTGATGCTGGATCCCCGGCCGGAACTCTCGAACATGGTGCGCATGGTGGAAGAGGGCTTCCGGCTTTCCGAGGCCTCGAACATGCCGGCCCTGCTGGAGCTGCGCATCCGCGCCTGTCACGTGCGCGGCAGCTTCGTGTGCAAGGACAACGTCGCACCGGCCATCTCGACCCGCCACCTCATGGAGGAGCCGGCGAAGTTCGACTATTCGCGCCTGGCGCACCCGCCGGTGACTTTCCGCCACGAGAAGCTCAAGGTGGAAGCGCGCATCCCGGCGGCGCGGCGCTACATCGCCGAGCAAGGCCTGAACGAATTGTTTCCGGGCAGGCGCGACGACTTGGGCTTTATCGTGCAAGGCGGGCTATACAATTCGCTCATTCGCACGCTGCAGCAGTTCGGCCTGGCCGACGCGTTCGGCGAATCCGAGATTCCGATCTTTGCGCTGAACGTCACCTTCCCGCTGGTGCCGGAGGAGATTGCGAAGTTCTGTCTGGGCAAGCGCGCGGTGTTGATCGTGGAAGAAGGCACGCCTGAGTATATCGAGCAGGAAATTCTCGTCACGCTGCGCCGGCTCGACATCAACACACCGATCCACGGCAAGGACATGTTGATGGCCGCGGGTGAATACACCGTGGAAGTCATGGCCGGCGGCTTGGAGAAATTCGTCGATCGCTATCTCCCCGGCAGTGCGGCCGAACCCGGCAAGGGCTGGCTGCGCAGCAACACAAAACGCCGTCAGGATATTGCGCGGCAGCTCTCGGCGCCGCTGCCGGCGCGCCCGCCGCAGTTCTGCGTCGGTTGCCCGGAGCGGCCGGTGTTCGCCGCGCTCAAACTGTCCCAGCGCGATGTCGGTCCCACCCACATTGCCGGCGACATCGGCTGCCATTCGTTCGCGACCTTCGAGCCATTTTCGTTCGGGCACTCGATCCTCGGTTACGGCATGAGCCTGGCCAGCCGGGCCGGCGTATCGCCCATGATGAAGCGGCGCGTGCTGTCGGTCATGGGTGATGGCGGTTTCTGGCACAACGGCTTGCTCACCGGCGTGCAGTCGGCGCTGTTCAACAGCGACGATGCGGTTCTGGTCATCTTCAAGAACGGCTATACCGCTGCCACCGGTACGCAGGAGCTGATCTCGACGCCGGACGAGGATGACAAGGTCGCTGCGAAGGACAAGCAGCAGAGCCTGGTCCATCGCAATCTCACCATCGAGAAGACGCTGTCGGGCATGGGCGTGCGGTGGATGCGCACCGTGCATACCTATCACGTCGAAAAAATGCGCAAGACCTTCGACGAAGCCTTTACCGCCGAGTTCAACGGACTCAAGGTTATCGTCGCCGAGGGCGAATGTCAGCTCGAGCGGCAGCGGCGCATCAAGCCGTGGATTGCCGGATTGCTGAAGGCGGGCAAGCGCGTGGTTCGCGTGAAATACGGCGTCGACGAGGACGTTTGCACGGGCGATCACGCCTGCATCCGGTTGTCGGGCTGCCCGACGCTGACACTGAAAGACAGTCCGGATCCGCTCAGGGTCGATCCCGTCGCCACCGTCATCGACGGTTGCGTCGGCTGCGGGTTGTGTGGAGAGAATGCGCACGCGGCCACTTTGTGCCCGTCGTTCTACCGTGCCGAAGTGATCCGCAATCCGAAGTTGCACGAGCGCCTGCTCGACGGATTGCGCGGTTTGGTGTTGCGTTGGCTGCAAACGGCATGA
- a CDS encoding group 1 truncated hemoglobin, which translates to MKSATMAGLAMSLVVASVLNAADPQPAKSLYDRLGGVYPISVVVDSFIDLLLVNDVLNSNPAIKAARDRVPAAGLKFHVTTLVCQHTGGPCQYTGRAMKESHSHLNISEKEWQAMAADFRRVLNNYGVPAKEQKELFAIVESTKQDIVAGK; encoded by the coding sequence ATGAAGTCAGCCACTATGGCAGGCCTCGCGATGAGCCTGGTGGTGGCAAGCGTTCTCAATGCCGCAGACCCGCAGCCAGCCAAATCGCTCTATGATCGTTTGGGAGGGGTTTATCCCATCTCCGTGGTGGTGGACAGCTTCATCGATCTGCTGCTGGTCAACGATGTCCTCAATTCAAATCCAGCCATCAAGGCCGCGAGAGACCGGGTTCCCGCGGCAGGGCTGAAGTTTCATGTGACCACCCTGGTCTGCCAGCACACAGGAGGGCCATGCCAATACACCGGCCGCGCAATGAAAGAGTCTCACAGCCACCTCAATATCAGCGAGAAAGAGTGGCAGGCCATGGCGGCGGACTTCCGGCGGGTGCTTAACAACTACGGTGTGCCCGCGAAAGAGCAGAAGGAGTTATTCGCCATCGTGGAAAGTACAAAGCAGGACATCGTGGCCGGAAAGTAA
- a CDS encoding FAD-binding oxidoreductase, producing MPEKPLPGTASSQFAKRFQGAVILPGDAEFDQARRVWNGMIDKTPALIARCAGVDDVRAAVEFAREHQLLVAVRGGGHSVAGHGTCDGGLVIDLSRMRDVQVDPQKRVAVVAPGMNWGGLDRATQAHALAVTGGIVSDTGVAGLTLSGGIGWLMRKHGLTADNLLAANLITSDGERVHASTEQNAELLWGLQRGGGNFGIVTELHFRLHPVGPIVLAGWILYPQEKATEVLRFYRDYAATLPDELTTIVILRRLPHLPTLPPFLRGMPVIGISVCYAGVIEAGERVVQPLRAFGSPVVDGIALKPYVTHQTMFDAAQPPGRHNYWKTAYLAELSDAAIDVIVDGASRMVSPLSALTVYQLGGAAQLGNAAYCLNAAATWTDPADIQRNIAWACALWAAIEPWSTSGAYSNFLGEEDQERTRSAYLNHYDRLVALKNAYDPTNFFRLNQNIGPTV from the coding sequence ATGCCTGAGAAACCCCTCCCCGGCACTGCCTCCAGCCAATTCGCGAAGCGTTTCCAAGGCGCCGTCATACTGCCCGGCGACGCGGAGTTCGACCAGGCTCGCCGGGTGTGGAACGGCATGATTGATAAGACGCCGGCGCTGATCGCCCGCTGTGCGGGCGTCGACGATGTCAGGGCGGCGGTGGAATTCGCGCGAGAGCACCAACTGCTGGTCGCGGTCCGCGGCGGCGGGCACAGCGTGGCGGGTCACGGGACTTGCGACGGTGGTCTGGTTATCGATCTATCGCGCATGCGCGATGTTCAAGTCGATCCGCAGAAGCGGGTCGCAGTGGTCGCTCCGGGTATGAATTGGGGTGGCCTGGACCGCGCGACGCAGGCGCACGCCCTGGCAGTGACTGGAGGAATTGTGTCCGATACGGGGGTCGCCGGACTGACCCTGAGTGGCGGCATCGGTTGGCTGATGCGCAAGCACGGCTTGACTGCGGACAATCTGCTGGCGGCGAATCTGATTACCTCCGATGGAGAACGCGTGCACGCGAGCACGGAGCAAAACGCGGAACTGCTCTGGGGTTTGCAGCGCGGCGGGGGCAATTTCGGGATCGTCACCGAACTGCATTTCCGTCTGCACCCGGTGGGGCCGATCGTACTCGCCGGTTGGATCCTGTATCCGCAGGAAAAGGCAACCGAAGTTCTGCGTTTTTACCGCGACTACGCCGCCACCCTACCCGATGAGCTCACCACAATTGTTATCTTGCGCCGGCTGCCGCATCTGCCCACGTTGCCGCCTTTTCTGCGCGGCATGCCGGTCATCGGAATCTCGGTCTGCTATGCCGGAGTGATCGAGGCAGGTGAGCGGGTAGTGCAGCCTTTACGCGCCTTCGGATCACCCGTTGTTGACGGCATCGCTCTGAAGCCTTATGTCACTCACCAAACCATGTTCGACGCCGCGCAACCGCCGGGACGCCACAACTACTGGAAGACCGCCTACTTGGCCGAGCTCAGCGACGCTGCCATCGATGTCATCGTCGATGGGGCCAGCCGGATGGTATCGCCCCTGTCGGCTCTGACGGTGTATCAGTTGGGCGGCGCGGCCCAACTGGGGAACGCGGCCTATTGCTTGAACGCTGCCGCGACCTGGACTGATCCGGCAGACATACAACGGAACATCGCCTGGGCCTGCGCGCTGTGGGCCGCGATCGAACCGTGGTCGACCTCGGGCGCCTATTCGAATTTCCTCGGCGAGGAAGATCAAGAGCGCACGCGCTCTGCCTATCTGAATCACTACGATCGCCTGGTGGCTCTGAAGAACGCTTATGATCCAACCAATTTTTTCCGCTTGAATCAGAACATCGGACCGACGGTCTGA
- a CDS encoding AAA family ATPase, protein MMSAKSLEIFLLGRFRVRISETRIDSGDIPGRKAPALLKLLALEPDHQLGRDQAMELLWPDLDSSNSAAQLYKALHQLRKAFAAGEQASDTSEWIVTAKNVVKLAPPGGVVTDVDAFQRAARNALASRRINGLERAAALYTGDLLPMDLYATWAAAPRDHLRQLSIDVLLALAQGYQEREDLAAAAQTYRTALDKDATLELAHRGLMAIFAQQGQRDRALKQYGICLDVLADELGVAPSPETRALYGRIDRQGSGSEVARERTILRVPIQMAPLVNREAECQVITDCLDQLLAKRGNALFIEGPPGIGKTCLVRELIARAEQRGIRALAGSSYEMEGAIAYSPFIEIIQAALHDSPAGQELIPAEMASVLPGQALNGQPVPNSDPRAAQNYLFAGIVAFLRHRALSSPLVVVVENCHAADQGSLELLHFLGRRLQDLPLLLVITLRDERSAASDPLRKLIRSLGETAMAPILTLGPLSPADHHELLEQQNPQRPLSRERSDEIFRLSEGNPMYALELHEFRIHSASPAAQPPRSTGTIPTTLSNSVLERLEKLSSSARELLTIAAVVGEDVAYPLLEALWPAGGRGADGAGATLLDLLDQLSDAQLLDERGIHYHFRHALYRSCVYESASEARRRALHAQVARSLVQLGEREDELPVERIAFHYQRAGDARQAAHFLMLAGQRAASMYAHDDALRSYREALALLEPAKDSLVKRICGSLYRATGDTSRAAGYLKESFTAYERALSLFEDLPVNSSDLTELHSKIALVAIFTTDMPKAGQHLAQAWQHAGPEPRVHARLHILRALHLWHFNRLDEAAAYAHRALELAESVHAPLESAQACEILAMTYLPLGRWQEGLQYEKRRLQHGRWSPDLVVATDAHLCLWEYHVHDDHMLDQASSFMREVATEADRLGDLRCVAICQYALGTIHLWQGETSSALSQLDASLALHDKVGSPAGMAYALARRAVLYTMGNAIDLGWQSVKKGIEQAQLASIRDHCLQRLYGVGIWNRLQAQDTEQVSDLVARSEALLGANGPCTACSLDLYPWLALYYLEKDDIERVAQCAECLEQLAAKTGNPVGETFAAIVRCGAELARGNTARFQASRQQALDLMQNAVLRGSTSPMTYLFDRMAGTR, encoded by the coding sequence TTGATGAGCGCGAAATCACTTGAGATTTTCCTTCTTGGCCGATTCCGAGTCCGCATTTCCGAAACGAGGATCGATAGCGGCGACATTCCGGGCCGCAAGGCGCCGGCCCTACTGAAGTTATTGGCGCTCGAACCCGATCATCAGCTGGGGCGCGATCAGGCAATGGAGCTGCTATGGCCGGATTTGGATAGCTCCAATTCCGCCGCACAGTTGTATAAGGCACTCCACCAATTGCGCAAAGCCTTTGCCGCCGGCGAGCAAGCATCCGATACCAGCGAGTGGATCGTCACGGCCAAGAACGTTGTGAAACTCGCGCCACCTGGGGGAGTGGTCACGGACGTTGATGCGTTTCAGCGGGCGGCGCGTAACGCATTGGCCTCAAGACGGATCAACGGGTTGGAGCGGGCTGCCGCGCTGTACACAGGTGATTTGCTGCCGATGGATTTGTATGCGACGTGGGCCGCAGCCCCGCGCGATCATCTCCGGCAGCTCTCTATCGATGTGTTGTTGGCTCTTGCCCAAGGTTATCAAGAGCGCGAGGATCTGGCTGCCGCTGCGCAAACCTACCGGACAGCGCTGGACAAGGATGCCACGCTGGAGCTCGCGCATCGGGGGTTGATGGCGATCTTTGCACAACAAGGACAACGTGACCGAGCGCTGAAGCAGTACGGTATTTGCCTCGATGTTCTGGCGGACGAGCTGGGTGTGGCGCCGTCACCGGAGACCCGTGCGTTGTACGGCAGGATCGACCGGCAGGGATCAGGCAGTGAGGTCGCCCGGGAGCGGACAATATTGCGCGTACCGATCCAAATGGCGCCCTTGGTGAATCGCGAGGCCGAGTGCCAAGTCATCACCGATTGCCTGGATCAGCTGCTTGCCAAGCGAGGCAACGCGCTGTTCATCGAGGGACCACCCGGTATCGGTAAAACCTGCCTGGTTCGCGAGCTGATTGCTCGCGCAGAGCAGCGTGGAATTCGCGCTCTCGCCGGTTCGTCTTATGAAATGGAAGGGGCGATCGCCTACAGCCCATTCATCGAAATCATCCAGGCGGCGCTACACGATAGTCCCGCGGGCCAAGAACTGATACCCGCGGAAATGGCCTCGGTACTGCCTGGCCAAGCGCTGAACGGGCAACCTGTTCCCAATTCTGACCCGCGCGCGGCGCAGAACTATTTGTTCGCGGGCATCGTCGCGTTTTTACGGCATCGGGCGCTGTCAAGCCCTCTGGTCGTGGTTGTAGAGAACTGCCACGCGGCGGATCAGGGTTCGCTAGAGTTGCTTCACTTTCTTGGGCGGCGGTTGCAGGATCTGCCGCTGCTTCTGGTCATCACCCTGCGCGATGAACGCAGTGCGGCGAGCGACCCGCTGCGCAAGCTCATCCGAAGTTTAGGCGAAACGGCGATGGCACCCATATTGACGCTCGGCCCCTTAAGCCCCGCCGATCATCATGAATTGCTCGAGCAGCAGAATCCCCAACGACCGCTGTCACGCGAGCGCAGCGACGAAATCTTCCGGCTTTCGGAAGGCAATCCGATGTACGCGCTGGAGCTGCACGAGTTTCGCATTCATTCCGCGTCACCCGCTGCGCAACCGCCGCGATCGACTGGAACGATTCCGACCACGCTGAGTAACAGCGTGCTGGAACGGCTTGAAAAACTCTCTTCGTCCGCGCGTGAGCTACTGACGATCGCAGCCGTCGTTGGCGAGGACGTAGCCTATCCGTTGCTTGAAGCACTGTGGCCGGCCGGCGGTAGGGGGGCAGACGGTGCTGGAGCAACCTTACTCGACTTGCTCGATCAGCTCTCCGATGCGCAATTGCTAGACGAACGAGGCATCCACTACCATTTTCGTCACGCGCTGTATCGAAGCTGCGTCTATGAATCCGCCTCCGAAGCGAGGCGTCGTGCGCTGCACGCGCAAGTGGCGCGCAGCCTCGTCCAGTTGGGCGAGCGCGAAGATGAGCTGCCGGTCGAGCGGATCGCCTTTCATTACCAGAGGGCCGGTGATGCCAGACAGGCCGCGCACTTCCTGATGCTCGCCGGCCAGCGGGCGGCATCGATGTACGCGCACGACGATGCCTTGCGAAGCTACCGAGAGGCCTTGGCGCTACTGGAGCCGGCCAAGGACTCCCTGGTCAAGCGCATCTGCGGAAGTCTTTACAGGGCGACCGGGGACACCAGTCGTGCCGCCGGTTATCTGAAGGAGAGCTTCACGGCCTATGAACGGGCGCTGTCTTTGTTCGAGGATTTGCCCGTCAATTCTTCCGACCTGACGGAGTTACATAGCAAGATCGCGCTTGTCGCCATCTTTACCACCGATATGCCGAAAGCCGGGCAGCATCTCGCACAAGCCTGGCAGCATGCCGGTCCCGAGCCGCGCGTCCATGCGCGGCTGCACATCCTGCGTGCGCTTCACCTGTGGCACTTCAACCGGCTCGATGAGGCGGCCGCCTATGCGCACCGCGCGCTTGAACTCGCGGAATCGGTACACGCGCCGTTGGAATCCGCACAGGCCTGCGAGATCCTGGCGATGACCTATCTGCCGTTGGGGCGCTGGCAGGAAGGACTGCAATACGAGAAACGGCGCCTGCAGCACGGCCGTTGGTCCCCCGACCTGGTGGTGGCTACCGATGCTCATCTTTGTTTGTGGGAATACCATGTGCACGATGACCACATGCTGGATCAGGCGAGTTCGTTCATGCGTGAGGTCGCGACGGAGGCTGATCGGTTAGGCGATCTGCGTTGCGTTGCCATTTGCCAGTATGCGCTGGGCACGATTCATTTATGGCAGGGCGAAACGAGCAGTGCGCTCTCCCAGCTCGATGCAAGCCTTGCGCTGCACGACAAGGTAGGTTCGCCGGCCGGGATGGCCTACGCGCTGGCACGCCGCGCGGTGCTATATACGATGGGAAACGCCATCGATTTGGGCTGGCAGTCGGTGAAGAAAGGCATCGAGCAGGCGCAGCTCGCGTCCATACGCGACCATTGTCTGCAGCGGTTATATGGGGTTGGAATCTGGAATCGTCTGCAGGCGCAAGATACCGAGCAGGTCTCCGATTTGGTAGCACGAAGCGAAGCGCTGCTCGGAGCGAACGGCCCGTGTACGGCATGCAGTCTGGATCTCTATCCCTGGCTGGCGCTCTATTACCTCGAAAAAGACGATATCGAGCGTGTCGCGCAGTGCGCGGAATGTCTCGAGCAACTCGCCGCCAAAACCGGCAATCCTGTAGGTGAGACCTTCGCAGCCATCGTCCGCTGTGGCGCGGAATTGGCGCGTGGCAACACTGCCCGCTTTCAGGCATCGCGCCAGCAGGCGCTCGATCTCATGCAGAACGCTGTCCTGAGGGGTTCCACGTCACCGATGACCTACCTGTTCGACCGTATGGCTGGCACGCGCTGA
- a CDS encoding indolepyruvate oxidoreductase subunit beta family protein: MNLADRRPLTLLICALGGEGGGVLAEWLVETATRSGYSAQSTSIPGVAQRTGSTTYYFEVFPVPVAELGGRKPVFSLYPVPGALDVLVSSELLETVRHIGNGMTSADRTLVVTSSSRTLTTAEKLQLADGRASSEELLKVVRQYSQSARIFDMSAVAQEAGTVLSAVLFGAIAGSGVLPFSREAYEQTIRQSGRGVEPSLRGFARAFEIVARGLAAQTPASAVAPTFAAALPADLARVFPPPTHAMLGAGHARTLEYQDGDYAELYAQRMKRVLEAERAGDPSGEGGYVTTSETARYLALWMAFDDIVRVADLKCRASRFARVRQEVKAPAEDLMRIYDYFKPGVPELAALLPRTLARALIGWDRRRQQNGKTALALPLKIGVHTISGFLALRFLASLKGLRKRGSRFAQEQAMIERWLAAVEQGARNQWQLGHEIALCGRLVKGYGSTNDRGKDNLLHVLDHLAVGGQWDGPQARAEAIRAARVAALADDAGKELDKTLVKHGAAPLPVKAQPIMWVKQRRSTTA, encoded by the coding sequence ATGAACCTCGCCGATCGTCGTCCGCTCACATTGCTGATCTGCGCCCTCGGCGGCGAGGGTGGCGGGGTGTTGGCCGAATGGCTGGTGGAAACCGCAACTCGCAGCGGCTACAGCGCGCAGAGCACTTCGATCCCGGGTGTCGCGCAGCGCACCGGTTCGACGACGTACTACTTCGAAGTCTTTCCCGTGCCGGTTGCGGAGCTGGGTGGTCGCAAGCCGGTGTTCAGCCTTTATCCGGTGCCTGGTGCCCTGGATGTGCTGGTTTCCTCCGAACTGCTGGAAACGGTGCGCCACATCGGCAACGGCATGACATCGGCGGATCGCACGCTCGTGGTGACCTCCAGTTCCCGCACGCTGACCACCGCCGAGAAATTGCAGCTTGCGGATGGACGCGCGTCCTCCGAGGAATTGCTGAAGGTCGTGCGGCAGTACAGCCAGAGCGCCCGCATCTTCGACATGTCCGCGGTGGCCCAGGAAGCAGGGACCGTGTTGAGCGCGGTGTTGTTCGGCGCGATCGCGGGTAGTGGCGTGCTGCCGTTTTCGCGCGAGGCTTACGAACAAACCATCCGGCAATCCGGAAGAGGGGTCGAACCGAGCTTGCGCGGATTCGCCCGAGCGTTCGAGATCGTGGCCCGGGGGCTGGCGGCGCAGACGCCGGCCTCTGCCGTGGCGCCGACCTTTGCCGCCGCATTGCCGGCCGATCTCGCCCGCGTTTTCCCGCCGCCGACACATGCCATGCTGGGTGCCGGTCATGCGCGCACGCTGGAGTATCAGGATGGCGACTACGCCGAACTCTACGCGCAGCGCATGAAGCGGGTCCTCGAAGCCGAACGGGCAGGGGATCCTTCGGGCGAAGGGGGTTACGTGACTACCAGCGAGACGGCGCGTTATCTCGCGCTATGGATGGCCTTCGACGACATCGTACGCGTAGCCGACCTGAAATGCCGCGCGAGCCGCTTCGCGCGCGTCAGGCAGGAAGTCAAGGCGCCGGCTGAAGATCTGATGCGCATCTACGATTACTTCAAGCCCGGCGTGCCGGAACTCGCTGCGCTGCTGCCGCGGACCTTGGCCCGCGCACTGATCGGCTGGGACAGGCGCCGCCAGCAGAACGGCAAAACGGCTCTTGCGCTTCCGCTCAAGATCGGCGTCCATACCATCTCGGGTTTTCTCGCGCTGCGCTTCCTCGCGAGTCTGAAAGGGCTGCGCAAGCGCGGTAGCCGGTTTGCGCAGGAGCAGGCCATGATCGAACGCTGGCTGGCGGCGGTGGAGCAGGGCGCGCGTAATCAGTGGCAACTGGGCCATGAGATCGCGTTGTGCGGTCGCCTCGTCAAAGGCTACGGTAGCACCAACGATCGCGGCAAGGACAACCTGCTGCACGTGCTGGACCATCTCGCGGTCGGTGGGCAATGGGACGGGCCGCAAGCACGTGCCGAAGCGATCCGCGCGGCGCGTGTGGCTGCACTGGCCGACGATGCCGGCAAGGAACTGGACAAGACATTGGTCAAGCACGGCGCCGCGCCGCTGCCGGTGAAGGCGCAGCCGATTATGTGGGTGAAACAGCGGCGCAGCACGACGGCTTGA